The stretch of DNA GGCGATGATCGCCGAGACATTGGCGCGCACTTCGCCGTCCGAAAGCTGCTTCGGCATGAAATCCTGGATGACGATGATTTCGGCGCGCTCCTTGGCGGCAAGCTCCGGCCGGGAATTCTCCTCGTAGATCTTTGCCGATTCGTCACGCTGCTTCACCATTTTGGCGAGAATCTGCAGGATCTCGTCGTCGCTCGCCTGCTCCTTACCGGTGCCGCGGTTGGCGATATCGCGGTCCTTGACCGCGGCCTGAATCAGCCGGACGGTGGAAAGCCGCTCCGCATTCTTGGCCTTCATCGCCTCTTTCAGCTGGGTGGCGAGTTGATCGCGCAGCATGGTCTTCACTCCTGTTTTGATGCCGCTTCATAAACCACGCTGATGCGGCGGATCAAATAAATTGCGCGGTCAGCGCGATAAAGCGCAGGAAAACGGCCGCGATCTCGGCTACAAAGATTGACGCTAAGCGATTGCGTGGCTATTTACCGCCACCTGCACCAAAATTCGTGATCAGGCCTGAAGCGCGCGGCATTGCCGTGTCCACACGCCTGCGAAATCAAATGGCGACGAGCGCGACAACGCGCCCACCTGCCGGAAACGGGATGAAGATGACCGCGACAGCACCCTGGACAATCGAAAAGCCGACCGCCCTGCTCGTTCTTGCCGACGGCACGGTCATCGAAGGCAAGGGCATCGGCGCCACCGGCAAGGTGCCGGCCGAGGTGGTCTTCAACACGGCGCTTACCGGCTATGAGGAGATCCTGACGGACCCC from Rhizobium leguminosarum bv. trifolii WSM1325 encodes:
- a CDS encoding conserved hypothetical protein (KEGG: ret:RHE_CH02956 hypothetical protein), with translation MLRDQLATQLKEAMKAKNAERLSTVRLIQAAVKDRDIANRGTGKEQASDDEILQILAKMVKQRDESAKIYEENSRPELAAKERAEIIVIQDFMPKQLSDGEVRANVSAIIAETGAAGAKDMGKVMAALKERYAGQMDFAKASATVKELLNG